A stretch of Gopherus evgoodei ecotype Sinaloan lineage chromosome 12, rGopEvg1_v1.p, whole genome shotgun sequence DNA encodes these proteins:
- the C12H16orf46 gene encoding uncharacterized protein C16orf46 homolog — protein MNSSKKSELDLEKSITNKKAEESKWQCIYPNERRERNHVYTLLDISENVFEQDERSLEYVIRTGWEEAVQGWGKAAPFACLQLQKQAKKSRANETINSCLFCLDMRQNNDKSASQETKITRDQSKSDCKLSTCAIDDTISEKKEVPVHSSESSNCSTTDGTKRESCNGKLCSIQTFQGEKKSLPVKEYSIWQPEKMKNPEALKNKAVKTPEPTMPAPDSSESSNLKSWLVLPPVKDARPKDSADLSFKKSIAAISQANQKTLNATSDETASGSKGTKTIEQKVGKETDCIIHDTVKEKQIHEPSSFISRLPKAFLQGGPEQLRWPCALWPNRKITTTSNFVSLRKNSHLANMQFLHTKGIQCTKHDEIRGPFTNSIKNRSLSEAKQGNESKTQAVQLLPGLFPSLTVSHVAITTMSSRLT, from the exons ATGAACTCCTCCAAGAAGAGTGAACTAGATTTAGAAAAAAGCATTACCAATaagaaagcagaagaaagcaAGTGGCAATGTATCTACCCaaatgagaggagagagaggaatcaCGTTTATACTCTTCTTGACATCAGCGAGAATGTATTTGAACAAGATGAAAGGTCCTTGGAATATGTCATCAGGACAGGATGGGAAGAAGCT GTGCAAGGCTGGGGTAAAGCTGCACCTTTTGCCTGCCTTCAGTTGCAAAAGCAAGCCAAGAAATCAAGGGCAAATGAAACCATCAACAGTTGTCTGTTTTGCTTAGATATGAGACAAAATAATGACAAAAGTGCGAGCCAAGAAACCAAGATTACAAGAGATCAATCAAAATCTGATTGCAAATTAAGCACATGTGCTATAGATGATACCATTTCAGAAAAGAAAGAAGTTCCAGTCCATTCTAGTGAGTCTTCCAATTGTTCTACAACAGATGGAACTAAGAGAGAAAGTTGTAATGGCAAGTTATGCTCTATTCAGACATTTCAAGGTGAAAAGAAAAGTTTGCCAGTAAAGGAATACAGCATATGGCAAccagaaaaaatgaaaaacccAGAAGCCCTAAAAAATAAAGCTGTAAAGACCCCTGAGCCTACTATGCCTGCTCCAGATAGCTCTGAATCTTCAAACTTAAAGTCTTGGTTGGTATTGCCACCAGTGAAAGATGCAAGACCAAAAGATAGCGCAGATCTTTCTTTTAAGAAGAGTATAGCAGCTATCTCCCAGGCAAATCAGAAAACGCTCAATGCTACTTCAGATGAGACTGCTTCTGGTAGTAAGGGTACTAAAACAATAGAACAAAAGGTGGGGAAAGAAACCGACTGTATCATTCATGATACAGTGAAGGAGAAACAAATTCACGAACCATCATCCTTTATCTCAAGGCTTCCAAAAGCATTCCTGCAAGGAGGCCCTGAGCAGTTACGTTGGCCCTGTGCTCTTTGGCCAAATAGAAAAATTACAACCACTTCTAACTTTGTTTCTTTGAGAAAGAACAGTCATCTTGCTAACATGCAGTTTCTGCATACAAAAGGAATACAGTGCACAAAACATGATGAGATCAGAGGTCCTTTCACCAACAGTATTAAAAACAGAAGTCTCTCAGAGGCCAAGCAAGGAAATGAATCAAAAACACAGGCGGTGCAACTCCTTCCTGGACTATTCCCTTCCTTAACGGTCAGCCATGTTGCAATAACCACAATGTCTTCTAGACTGACCTAA